In the Flagellimonas sp. MMG031 genome, one interval contains:
- a CDS encoding helix-turn-helix domain-containing protein: protein MTSPNPILSTIIFVFAFQAIVLGVLLVTKRPPKQSNIFLSLLIFFFALMALNIGLVNILWSSCMIDVFRYMQLELLYGIGPALYFYTKSVTDKEFVFSKRDAIHFVPVVLEFIFYRTAFYRLGADGLYQTPAHPYTKIYLAEQWLGSFSIMSYAIISLWLLFQYQSWLKQRYSNLEHKSLRWLQLPIIIYALFWIGWNFFAEVDKYFFDKSLKEYYVLPTFVGLAIVTCWIGFKGYLKTLKETSGYASKKSKPTLDDLNPDLAKQLTELMEKKKPYLNSDLDLNTLAELLEVSPKQVSQTINRSFSKNFYEYVNSYRIEAFKELVAQPENKKLTLLGLAFECGFNSKSTFNDVFKKSTGKTPSQYAKQLKNKSERKQSVVS, encoded by the coding sequence ATGACTTCGCCCAACCCCATATTGTCCACCATCATCTTTGTTTTTGCCTTTCAAGCGATCGTGCTTGGGGTTTTGTTGGTGACCAAACGGCCACCAAAACAGTCCAACATATTCCTATCGCTTCTCATATTCTTTTTTGCGCTGATGGCGCTCAACATAGGTTTGGTGAACATACTGTGGAGCAGTTGCATGATAGACGTTTTTCGGTATATGCAATTGGAGCTCCTTTATGGTATTGGCCCTGCGCTGTATTTCTACACTAAAAGTGTGACCGATAAAGAATTCGTTTTTTCAAAAAGGGATGCCATCCATTTTGTTCCGGTGGTACTGGAATTTATTTTTTACAGAACGGCATTTTACCGCTTGGGTGCGGACGGGCTCTATCAAACACCGGCCCATCCGTACACCAAGATCTACTTGGCGGAACAATGGCTCGGCAGTTTTTCGATTATGAGCTATGCCATCATATCGCTATGGCTGCTGTTCCAGTATCAATCTTGGCTAAAACAGCGTTATTCCAATCTGGAGCATAAATCGCTGAGATGGTTGCAACTTCCCATTATCATTTATGCGCTGTTTTGGATCGGTTGGAATTTCTTTGCAGAGGTGGACAAGTACTTTTTTGACAAATCCCTGAAGGAGTATTACGTCCTTCCCACCTTCGTTGGATTGGCCATTGTAACATGTTGGATTGGGTTTAAGGGATATCTAAAAACACTCAAGGAAACCTCTGGCTATGCCTCAAAAAAGTCAAAACCCACTTTGGATGACCTAAATCCAGATTTGGCAAAGCAACTCACAGAATTAATGGAAAAAAAGAAGCCTTATCTCAATTCCGATTTAGACCTCAACACATTGGCGGAGCTGCTGGAAGTAAGTCCAAAACAGGTATCCCAAACCATCAACCGAAGCTTCTCCAAAAATTTTTACGAATATGTGAACAGCTACCGCATCGAAGCTTTTAAAGAATTGGTGGCCCAACCGGAAAACAAAAAATTGACCCTGCTCGGTCTGGCGTTTGAATGTGGTTTTAACTCCAAGTCCACGTTTAACGATGTGTTTAAAAAATCAACCGGAAAAACCCCAAGTCAATACGCGAAGCAGCTCAAAAATAAGTCCGAAAGGAAGCAGTCGGTCGTTTCATAG
- a CDS encoding triple tyrosine motif-containing protein translates to MMRYTLCLLLFFSQWLLSQELPPIQNYTPSDYQAENQNWALSQADDKVMYIANNKGLLQFNGADWTLFPSPNESIMRSVKVVGDRIYTGCYMEFGYWVRDGQGMLRYTSLSADMQEDLLEDEEFWGIFNLEDWIVFQSLKRIYIYNIQTESINSIDTEDTLFRMFKVSNEIYFQENGKGVFKIDNGKSKLVYDDEVVLTDEIINIFQEDEELYMLTKHNGFYRDNNGVLDKFPTGLDDLPKKITVYSAIRLNDGSYALGTISNGLVLLDAGGALLNHIDQIKGLRNNTILSLMEDRDNNIWLGLDNGVSYVNLKSPIKVYRDNKGVVGSIYAAVVKDGILYLGTNQGLFHKELDGDSDFTLIEGTQGQVWSLQEIEGTLFCCHHSGTYIVEGNAAKRITDVEGAWKISPLPKHQDLLLQGNYDGLYVLEKVEGNWKLRNKIDGFGNSSRYFETLGNKVFVNHEYKGIFKLDVDNDFSHVNTISMDTLIKGSESGIIKYRDNVFYAYREGVYKYQLESDAFVKDSLLSSIYNQDEYVSGKMVLDQNEENLWLFTNSNISLLLEGSLADTLLVKPIPLTEDMRDGIVGYENIANLGEEGKYLLGTTSGYITLDVNGFKNKNFRVQIGRVEKSDKQSRQWALVGTSSNAEFSSADNHVRFSFFTPEYYKLFKPQYQYQLEGIYNNWSNWSESYTTTFENLPHGDYTFRVRAKIGDQISNNVSTFTFSIARPWYISNVMLALYLLAFILGSFLIHQAYRRY, encoded by the coding sequence ATGATGAGGTACACACTTTGTTTGCTTTTATTCTTTTCACAATGGCTTTTGAGTCAGGAACTACCGCCAATTCAGAACTACACTCCTTCGGACTATCAGGCTGAAAATCAAAACTGGGCTCTTTCGCAGGCCGATGATAAGGTGATGTATATAGCCAATAACAAAGGCCTTCTGCAATTTAACGGGGCCGATTGGACCTTGTTCCCATCACCGAACGAGTCCATTATGCGATCGGTAAAGGTGGTAGGGGACCGGATTTATACCGGCTGTTACATGGAGTTTGGTTATTGGGTGCGCGATGGTCAAGGAATGCTTCGGTATACTTCCCTATCTGCCGATATGCAAGAAGATTTGTTGGAGGACGAGGAGTTTTGGGGCATTTTTAACTTGGAGGATTGGATCGTGTTCCAGTCGCTAAAACGCATTTACATTTACAATATTCAAACGGAATCCATCAACAGTATTGATACGGAGGATACCCTTTTCCGAATGTTCAAGGTATCCAATGAGATTTATTTTCAGGAAAATGGCAAAGGAGTTTTCAAAATAGACAATGGCAAGTCGAAACTGGTTTATGATGATGAGGTGGTGCTCACGGATGAAATCATCAATATATTTCAGGAAGATGAAGAACTCTACATGCTCACCAAGCATAATGGCTTTTACAGGGACAACAACGGTGTATTGGACAAATTCCCTACGGGTCTGGATGATTTGCCCAAAAAAATAACGGTGTATAGTGCCATTAGATTGAATGATGGCAGCTATGCTTTGGGTACCATTTCCAACGGTCTTGTTCTTTTGGATGCGGGTGGGGCCTTGCTCAACCATATTGATCAGATCAAGGGCCTGCGCAACAACACGATTCTTTCCTTAATGGAGGATAGGGACAACAATATTTGGTTAGGGCTCGATAATGGGGTCAGTTATGTGAACCTAAAATCACCCATAAAGGTATACAGGGACAACAAAGGGGTGGTAGGAAGTATTTATGCAGCGGTGGTAAAGGATGGCATCCTGTATCTGGGGACCAATCAAGGCTTGTTCCATAAAGAGTTGGATGGTGATTCCGATTTTACATTGATCGAAGGGACGCAGGGCCAGGTTTGGTCGCTCCAGGAAATTGAAGGCACCCTTTTTTGTTGCCATCATTCGGGCACCTACATTGTGGAAGGCAACGCGGCAAAAAGGATTACCGATGTGGAAGGAGCCTGGAAAATCAGCCCTTTGCCCAAGCATCAGGATTTGCTTTTGCAAGGTAATTATGATGGTCTTTACGTGCTGGAAAAAGTCGAGGGCAATTGGAAGCTCCGAAATAAAATAGATGGTTTCGGGAATTCCTCACGCTACTTTGAAACATTGGGAAACAAAGTTTTTGTGAACCACGAGTACAAGGGCATCTTCAAGTTGGATGTGGACAATGATTTCTCCCATGTGAATACAATTTCCATGGATACCTTGATCAAAGGTTCGGAATCGGGTATCATTAAATATCGCGACAATGTGTTCTATGCATATCGGGAAGGAGTATACAAATATCAGTTGGAGTCGGATGCTTTTGTTAAGGACAGCTTATTGAGCAGTATTTACAATCAAGATGAATACGTTTCCGGAAAAATGGTCTTGGACCAAAACGAAGAGAATTTGTGGCTGTTTACCAATTCCAATATCAGTTTGCTATTGGAAGGCTCTTTGGCGGATACGTTATTGGTAAAGCCCATTCCATTGACGGAAGATATGAGGGATGGCATTGTTGGCTACGAGAACATTGCGAATCTGGGTGAGGAGGGCAAGTACCTTTTGGGGACTACTTCGGGCTACATTACCTTGGATGTCAATGGGTTCAAGAATAAGAATTTTCGAGTTCAGATCGGGAGGGTCGAAAAATCCGATAAGCAGAGTCGGCAGTGGGCCTTGGTGGGAACTTCATCAAACGCCGAATTTAGCAGTGCCGATAACCATGTTCGCTTTTCGTTCTTTACGCCAGAGTACTATAAGTTGTTCAAGCCCCAATATCAATATCAATTGGAGGGCATTTACAACAATTGGAGCAATTGGTCCGAGTCTTATACCACAACTTTCGAAAATTTGCCCCATGGTGACTACACCTTTCGGGTCAGGGCTAAAATTGGCGACCAAATTTCCAACAATGTTTCAACCTTTACGTTTTCCATAGCCCGGCCATGGTACATTTCCAATGTAATGTTGGCGCTTTATCTCTTGGCATTTATCTTGGGTTCATTTCTGATACATCAGGCTTATCGACGTTACTAA